The Podospora pseudocomata strain CBS 415.72m chromosome 1 map unlocalized CBS415.72m_1, whole genome shotgun sequence genome has a segment encoding these proteins:
- the COQ6 gene encoding putative ubiquinone biosynthesis monooxygenase (EggNog:ENOG503NV68; BUSCO:EOG09261031; COG:C; COG:H) gives MEALLRRRAVYVCQSCVRSARQPLWRNYSSAPPRPDIYDVVCVGGGPAGLSLLTALRANPNTSHLRVALVEAQDLSKIRSWSLPPTKFSNRCSSLTPSSVKFLEQIGAWEHIARDRVQPYQEMQVWDGVSGARIEFDWAGAAPNTGTTIAYMTENLNLTSGLLKRLEELGGVSTFDNARVENITHGEETEELDLREWPVVQLSGGKQLSARLLVGADGANSPVRSFANIEAKGWDYNRHGVVATVELEGEGWGGEFTKIAYQRFLPTGPVAMLPMPGKYSTLVWSTTPSNAALLKSLSPKDFTAMVNAAFTLSTVDLEYMHTQKSGQEEEYSWRMEHTPVDHRAVPQVVTGVQEGTVASFPLKLRHADTYVAERVALVGDAAHTIHPLAGQGLNQGQGDVQSLAKTIEYAVTHGQDIGVGMSLESYVSERYAANHVLLGVCDKLHKLYSFGSGPLVPLRSLGLSAVNALGPLKTFIMNQAAGNGMKVF, from the exons ATGGAAGCTCTCCTCAGAAGACGAGCGGTATATGTGTGCCAAAGCTGCGTTCGGAGCGCTCGGCAACCGCTCTGGCGCAACTACTCCAGTGCTCCCCCTCGACCGGATATCTACGATGTGGTATGTGTGGGTGGAGGGCCTGCTGGTCTCAGTCTCTTGACTGCTTTAC GCGcaaaccccaacacctcccacctccGAGTTGCCCTTGTCGAAGCCCAAGATCTCTCCAAAATCAGATCATGGAGCCTTCCACCAACCAAGTTCTCGAATCGATGCAGCTCCCTCACGCCCTCCTCGGTCAAGTTTCTCGAGCAGATTGGGGCATGGGAGCACATAGCCCGAGACCGGGTACAGCCATATCAGGAGATGCAAGTCTGGGATGGAGTATCTGGCGCTAGGATCGAATTCGACTGGGCGGGTGCTGCCCCAAATACCGGAACAACAATTGCCTACATGACAGAGAACTTGAATCTGACGTCTGGTCTGCTGAAGcggctggaggagcttggtggAGTGTCTACCTTTGACAACGCAAGGGTGGAAAATATCACACACGGTGAGGAAACAGAGGAACTGGATCTGCGGGAATGGCCGGTAGTACAGCTGTCTGGGGGGAAGCAACTCTCTGCCAGGCTTCTGGTTGGGGCGGATGGAGCCAACAGCCCTGTGAGGTCCTTTGCGAATATCGAGGCCAAGGGATGGGATTACAACCGCCATGGTGTGGTAGCGACTGTGGAATTGGAAGGTGagggctggggtggtgagtTCACCAAGATTGCTTACCAAAGGTTCCTACCGACTGGCCCAGTTGCCATGCTGCCAATGCCTGGCAAATACTCTACACTGGTCTGGTCCACCACGCCGAGCAACGCGGCCCTTCTCAAGAGCCTCTCGCCGAAGGATTTCACCGCCATGGTCAATGCTGCCTTCACGTTAAGTACAGTTGACCTGGAATACATGCACACTCAGAAATCTGGACAAGAGGAAGAATATTCATGGAGAATGGAACACACTCCTGTGGACCACCGCGCAGTTCCTCAGGTTGTCACGGGCGTCCAGGAAGGCACAGTTGCTTCCTTTCCTCTGAAGCTACGACACGCGGACACCTATGTTGCCGAACGAGTGGCCCTAGTCGGTGACGCCGCTCACACCATTCACCCGCTTGCCGGTCAAGGTTTGAACCAAGGTCAGGGCGACGTACAAAGTCTCGCAAAGACCATCGAGTACGCTGTTACACATGGGCAAGATATCGGTGTGGGCATGTCGTTGGAGTCATATGTTTCTGAACGATATGCCGCCAATCACGTCCTCCTCGGAGTCTGCGATAAGCTCCACAAGCTGTACTCCTTTGGCAGCGGACCTCTGGTGCCATTGAGATCGTTGGGGCTGTCCGCCGTCAACGCTCTCGGACCCCTGAAAACCTTTATCATGAACCAGGCGGCCGGAAATGGGATGAAGGTCTTTTGA
- a CDS encoding uncharacterized protein (EggNog:ENOG503P62F): MSFLTTTTNLSHSSTLPEGTTHSLALSMLSDYEFFLSCDPVLDSFKPLPPNPSPDLPSSITSQIRTDTHQQRGISYTVIDIVHTTIWDSKVVSTYEFTDITNGVFVRIKSPMGIIMDTVWQVREKQDKKGEWELVEDLEIRCNRLLVGVVKGQCEEGWGKIHGKMIKRLEEDINKADGK, translated from the exons ATGTCTT TCctaaccacaaccaccaacctatcccactcctccaccctcccagaaggaaccacccactccctcgccctctccatgCTCTCAGACTACGaattcttcctctcctgcgACCCCGTCCTCGATTCCTtcaaacccctcccaccaaatCCCTCTCCTGACCTTCCCTCAAGTATCACGTCCCAAATCCGAACTGATACCCACCAACAACGGGGTATCTCCTACACCGTCATCGACATTGTACACACCACAATCTGGGACTCCAAAGTCGTCAGCACGTACGAGTTCACCGACATTACCAATGGGGTCTTTGTTCGAATCAAGTCACCGATGGGGATAATCATGGATACAGTATGGCAAGTTAGGGAGAAGCAAGATAAGaaaggggagtgggagctggtggaggactTGGAGATAAGGTGTAACCGGCTgttggtgggtgtggtgaagGGGCAAtgtgaggaggggtgggggaagaTTCATGGGAAGATGATTAAGAGGTTGGAAGAGGATATCAACAAGGCAGATGGGAAGTGA
- a CDS encoding uncharacterized protein (COG:T; EggNog:ENOG503NZCA), translating to MSNLQVRNSDYFSSATRQKAMEDAKKMQASVQDECIKAGKEVPPYLLQELIGKGSFGRVYKATDLNTKALVAVKIIDIEESDTLNPKLADTYSEFMKEISALKILSDSGARNINLILDALPVGQAMWMVTEYCAGGSVATLMKPTAPGGLQEKWIIPILREVAEAVYWVHNEGIIHRDIKCANVLVTESGAVQLCDFGVAGIVETKLDKRSTFIGTPHWMAPELFDPVPSYSTPVDIWAFGSLVYEIASGLPPNVMQGFNIPQLGNYIKHNAPRLEGDQYSDQIKDLVAFCLVEDPAKRPTIEQVQRHPYIANTEGTHPTSNLANLVKAYKLWEGQGGIRKSLFAPVGAQGPSDYTSTALANDEWNFSTTVDFDQQLMNTDAQAVYDVYGTNVEFDFNEQFAPPPKQKARRRLPPQLQPAVKAPLEKLFDPNTISGYEENSRAYYGRPPPPPTSTSDLPLRDDSLHSTLRESLIDLDMSFDGDDLSQFVDIETNMETIRAGMRAPSESDFEENTLTAADSNNSNDLNKPPRSDPADFNPNRRTQDWKFPSMAAPASATSEMFRFPAISQDRPAPLAPAPTNDRPPLIHHQTDPLGMHSEPYVELMTPNQFQDNRASVGSLIDLDESLAMPEYTRPSTANSDVASMAGSDIGGANPFDLERHASLYQPFQTNSTNGSFGGGVGPPSGIREPSIYISDDTDFSRLSLASAPEDQIVIPDFSTPPPSSVNGGGGGSRTQSRAHSRADSYDEDGYSANEYGGDSEYLTMMGGGGPTGGNGRRSRAQSNASVQLQLPRMLGMSGNGGEYIDRRGERMVNGGGMNMNGGGMGMGGEMPALPGPPNARVMQGMASREETREDVMRLLSSFSEHLSFANVHVSALPVRAGRRGSETYAPS from the coding sequence ATGTCGAACCTCCAAGTACGCAACTCAGACTACTTCTCTTCTGCCACCCGGCAGAAGGCCATGGAGGACGCAAAGAAGATGCAAGCATCCGTCCAAGATGAATGCATCAAGGCCGGAAAAGAAGTACCGCCATACCTCCTTCAGGAGCTGATCGGGAAGGGAAGCTTTGGTCGGGTGTACAAGGCGACTGATTTGAACACGAAAGCCCTGGTGGCCGTCAAAATCATCGACATTGAAGAGAGCGACACCCTCAACCCGAAATTGGCTGATACCTACAGCGAGTTCATGAAGGAAATCAGCGCCCTCAAAATCCTCAGCGACAGTGGGGCGAGAAACATCAACCTCATTCTCGATGCGCTGCCAGTCGGTCAGGCCATGTGGATGGTGACAGAGTACTGCGCTGGAGGCAGTGTGGCGACCCTGATGAAGCCGACAGCTCCGGGAGGCTTGCAAGAGAAGTGGATTATTCCGATTTTGAGAGAGGTGGCGGAGGCTGTGTATTGGGTGCACAATGAAGGCATCATTCACCGCGACATCAAGTGCGCCAATGTGCTGGTCACAGAGAGCGGAGCGGTTCAACTATGCGATTTCGGCGTTGCTGGCATTGTTGAAACGAAGCTTGATAAGCGGTCGACCTTTATCGGCACGCCTCACTGGATGGCCCCCGAGCTGTTCGACCCTGTGCCTTCTTACAGCACACCAGTCGACATCTGGGCCTTTGGTTCTCTGGTGTATGAGATTGCGTCTGGTCTGCCTCCCAACGTCATGCAAGGGTTTAACATACCCCAGCTTGGCAATTACATCAAGCATAACGCCCCACGGCTGGAAGGTGATCAGTACTCGGACCAAATCAAGGATCTAGTTGCTTTCTGCTTGGTCGAAGACCCAGCAAAGCGACCGACTATTGAGCAGGTTCAACGGCATCCGTATATTGCTAATACCGAGGGCACACATCCTACCTCGAACCTTGCCAACCTGGTAAAGGCTTACAAGCTCTGGGAAGGACAGGGAGGCATCAGAAAGTCGCTCTTTGCTCCTGTTGGCGCACAGGGCCCGTCCGACTACACGTCCACTGCTTTGGCCAACGATGAGTGGAACTTCAGCACGACAGTCGACTTTGACCAGCAGCTCATGAACACTGATGCCCAAGCAGTGTATGATGTCTACGGCACAAACGTGGAGTTTGACTTTAATGAACAGTttgcaccccctcccaagcaGAAAGCGCGGCGTCGCCTACCTCCCCAGTTGCAACCAGCCGTCAAGGCTcccctcgagaagctcttTGATCCCAACACAATCTCGGGCTACGAAGAGAACTCTCGTGCGTATTACGGCAgacccccccctcccccaacctcaacatctgATCTTCCGTTGAGGGACGATTCTCTTCATTCCACCTTGCGAGAGTCCCTCATCGATCTCGACATGTCTTTCGATGGCGATGATCTCTCTCAGTTTGTCGATATCGAAACCAACATGGAAACCATCCGTGCCGGCATGCGAGCTCCCAGCGAGTCAGATTTTGAGGAGAACACCCTCACCGCGgccgacagcaacaacagcaacgaccTGAACAAACCTCCCCGAAGTGACCCTGCAgacttcaaccccaaccgccGCACCCAAGACTGGAAATTCCCCTCCATGGCAGCCCCCGCATCAGCTACATCAGAAATGTTCCGCTTCCCAGCCATCAGCCAAGACAGACCTGCCCCCCTCGCCCCAGCACCCACCAACGACCGCCCCCCTCtcattcaccaccaaaccgaTCCCTTGGGTATGCACTCAGAGCCCTACGTCGAGCTCATGACCCCCAACCAATTCCAAGACAACCGCGCCTCTGTCGGGAGTCTGATCGACCTTGACGAAAGTCTCGCCATGCCGGAGTACACAAGACCGTCAACCGCCAACAGCGACGTCGCCTCCATGGCGGGATCTGACATCGGCGGCGCCAACCCCTTTGACCTCGAACGCCACGCCTCGCTGTATCAACCCTTCcaaaccaacagcaccaacggcagcttcggcgggggtgttggacCACCGAGCGGCATCAGGGAACCGTCCATTTACATATCTGACGACACGGATTTCTCTCGTCTTAGTCTGGCGAGCGCACCCGAGGATCAGATTGTGATTCCGGACTTTAgcacgccgccgccgagcaGTGTTaatggtgggggtgggggctCGAGGACGCAGTCGAGGGCGCATTCGAGGGCGGATAGttatgatgaggatggataTTCGGCTAATGAGTATGGCGGTGATTCGGAGTATCTGACtatgatgggtggtggtgggccgACGGGGGGgaatgggaggaggtcgagggcgCAGAGTAATGCTAGTGTGCAGTTGCAGTTGCCGAGGATGTTGGGCATGAGCGGTAATGGGGGGGAGTATATTGataggaggggggagaggatggtgaatgggggtgggatgaacatgaatggtggtgggatggggatgggtggcGAGATGCCTGCGCTGCCGGGGCCGCCGAATGCGAGGGTGATGCAGGGGATGGCGAGTAGggaggagacgagggaggatgtgatgaggttgttgtcgagCTTTTCGGAGCATTTGAGCTTTGCAAATGTGCATGTTTCTGCGTTGCCGGTGAGGGcagggcggagaggaagtgaGACTTATGCTCCTTCTTGA